In Pseudodesulfovibrio sp. S3, the DNA window TGCACACCCCCATTTCCCGCCAACGGGCAGTTCAGGAACTCCTGAGAATCGCCCGCCCCCTCAAGAGTGAAGCCATTTCCCCCATGGACGGGGTAGGACTGGTCGCCGCCCATGACGTCAAGGCCCTGTGCAACGTCCCCGAACACGCCTGTTCTGTGCGTGACGGCTATGCACTGCGGGCTGAAGACGTGAAACTGGCCGGGACCATGAAGCCCGTCCGGCTGGCCGTCGGCGAGTGTATCCGGGCTGAATCCACGGCCCCGGGCAGAGTTGGAAAGGGGCAGACCGCGCGCGTGCTCACGGGCGGCCCCATACCCCCCGGAGCGGATGCGGTGCTGGCCGAAGAGGATGTGGAGACCGAAAACGGGGACATCCTGGTCAGAACCCCGGTACGCAGCGGCTGGTTCGTGCGGGCCGTGGGCGGAGAAATCCGGAAAGAGACCATTATCACCGAAACAGGAAGGATCATCTCGCCCCAGGCCGCAGCCGTCATGACCCGCACTCGGGTCAGTTCGGTGCTGGCTCACCCCAGGCCTCAAGCGCGCATTCTCGCCCTGGGCAGCGAACTGGCCGCGCCAGGATGCGAGGAACACGGCATGGCCCGGTTCCCGGCAGACAACCTGATTCTGCTCCGAGGGCTGTTCGAACAAAGCGGTGCCATGGTGATTAAAACCGGCGTCATGCCCGACGACGAGAACCGACTTGTCAAGACACTGTCAGCCACGGATTTGCCGGATCTGGTCGTGACCACGGGCGGCACAGGAAACAGCGAACGGGACTTCACCCGCATGGCCGCCCAGGAAAGCGGCTTCACCCCGATCTTCAGCCGCATCGACATCCGCCCCGGCCGGAACATGGTCGCAGCCGTGCGCGGCAACACCCTGCTCTTCTGCCTGCCCGGACCGCCCGCAGCGGTGCACGCCTGCTACCACGCAGTCATCCTGCCCGTGGTGCGCCGCCTGAGAGGCCTGCCCGACCGGGAACAGCCCCTCAAGGCCCGCTTCACCAAGGGCATCAACGTCCATCCCGGTTCGGAATGGATGGTCCAGTGCGAACTGAATATCCAGGGGTCCGCCATCACCGCCACCCCCTTTGCCGGAAAAGAAGTGCCTCCCATGTTCGGGCTGGGCCGCGCCCACGGCCTGGCCGTCCTGCAAAGCGGCGACTCCATCCTGCGCGGCGAAGAAACAGAGATTCTGACCACCCTGTTCTAAACCCTGCTCCCAACGGACAACACCACGATCTCGCGGACACCCTTCACGTATGGAACCAAGCTTGTGGTTCACACAACGGCTTAGGCATGCTACAGTCCTGTTCAACCTCGTCTCCCTTCTCGGTCAGCGCCACCTCATCCCGTCGACAAAAACGATTCGTTCTCGAAAGGCCTTTTTGAGCGAAAAAGTGTCACCCACCTTTCGAATCCTCGTCACGAAACTGTAACAT includes these proteins:
- a CDS encoding molybdopterin molybdotransferase MoeA, with protein sequence MHTPISRQRAVQELLRIARPLKSEAISPMDGVGLVAAHDVKALCNVPEHACSVRDGYALRAEDVKLAGTMKPVRLAVGECIRAESTAPGRVGKGQTARVLTGGPIPPGADAVLAEEDVETENGDILVRTPVRSGWFVRAVGGEIRKETIITETGRIISPQAAAVMTRTRVSSVLAHPRPQARILALGSELAAPGCEEHGMARFPADNLILLRGLFEQSGAMVIKTGVMPDDENRLVKTLSATDLPDLVVTTGGTGNSERDFTRMAAQESGFTPIFSRIDIRPGRNMVAAVRGNTLLFCLPGPPAAVHACYHAVILPVVRRLRGLPDREQPLKARFTKGINVHPGSEWMVQCELNIQGSAITATPFAGKEVPPMFGLGRAHGLAVLQSGDSILRGEETEILTTLF